From Cervus elaphus chromosome 33, mCerEla1.1, whole genome shotgun sequence, the proteins below share one genomic window:
- the CSRNP3 gene encoding cysteine/serine-rich nuclear protein 3 isoform X2, with protein sequence MSGILKRKFEEVDGSSPCSSVRESDDEVSSSESADSGDSVNPSTSNHFPPSSILKREKRLRTKNVHFSCVTVYYFTRRQGFTSVPSQGGSTLGMSSRHNSVRQYTLGEFAREQERLHREMLREHLREEKLNSLKLKMTKNGTVESEEASTLTVDDISDDDIDLDNTEVDEYFFLQPLPTKKRRALLRASGVKKIDVEEKHELRAIRLSREDCGCDCRAFCDPETCTCSLAGIKCQVDRMSFPCGCTKEGCSNTAGRIEFNPIRVRTHFLHTIMKLELEKNREQPIPALNGCPGEISAHGSAMGPVAHSVEYALADNFEIETEPQAAVLHLRSAEELDCQGEEEEEEEEEDGSSFCSGVTDSSTQSLAPSESEEEEEEEEEEEEEDDDEKGDSFVEGLGPHAEVVPLPSVLCYSDGTAVHESHAKNAPFYASSSTLYYQIDSHIPGTPNQISENYPERETVKSGTLSLVPYTMTPEQFVDYARQAEEAYGASHYPAANPSVIVCCSSSENDGGVPCNSLYPEHRSSHPQVEFHSYLKGPSQEGFVSAMNGDSHISEHPAEDPLSLAEKSRLHEECIKSPVVETVPV encoded by the exons cTTCCTCCATCCTCAAAAGAGAGAAGCGGCTGAGGACCAAGAATGTGCATTTCAGCTGCGTCACTGTGTACTACTTCACCCGGAGGCAGGGTTTCACGAGCGTGCCCAGCCAAGGCGGCAGCACCCTGGGCATGTCCAGCCGCCACAACAGCGTACGCCAGTACACCCTGGGCGAGTTCGCCAGAGAGCAGGAGAGGCTCCACCGGGAGATGCTGAGAGAACACCTCAGGGAGGAAAAACTGAACTCTCTAAAACTAAAG ATGACAAAGAACGGCACTGTGGAATCTGAAGAAGCGAGCACTCTTACAGTGGATGACATTTCTGATGATGATATTGATTTAGACAATACTGAGGTGGATGAGTACTTCTTTCTTCAACCCCTGCCAACAAAAAAACGAAGAGCACTGCTGCGGGCCTCTGGAGTTAAAAAGATTGATGTGGAGGAAAAGCACGAGCTGAGGGCCATCCGCCTATCTCGAGAGGACTGTGGTTGTGACTGCCGGGCGTTCTGTGACCCAGAAACGTGTACCTGCAGCCTGGCAGGCATTAAGTGTCAG GTGGATCGCATGTCTTTCCCCTGCGGCTGCACTAAAGAAGGCTGTAGTAACACAGCAGGCAGAATTGAATTCAATCCGATCCGCGTCCGGACTCACTTTTTGCACACAATAATGAAACTCGAACTGGAGAAAAACCGCGAGCAGCCAATCCCCGCGCTGAACGGCTGCCCCGGGGAGATAAGCGCGCACGGCAGCGCCATGGGCCCGGTGGCTCACTCCGTCGAATACGCTCTCGCGGACAATTTCGAGATTGAGACGGAACCGCAGGCCGCCGTGCTGCACCTGCGGTCGGCCGAGGAGTTAGACTgccagggagaggaggaggaggaggaggaggaggaggacggcAGCAGCTTCTGCAGCGGAGTCACGGACTCCAGCACGCAGAGCCTGGCCCCCAGCGAGTccgaggaagaggaggaggaagaggaggaggaggaggaagaggacgaCGACGAGAAAGGGGACAGTTTCGTGGAAGGGCTGGGTCCTCACGCCGAGGTGGTCCCTCTTCCTTCCGTCCTTTGCTATTCCGATGGCACCGCCGTCCACGAGAGCCACGCAAAGAACGCTCCTTTTTATGCCAGCTCTTCGACCCTCTATTACCAAATAGATAGCCACATTCCAGGAACGCCCAACCAGATCTCTGAGAACTATCCGGAAAGAGAGACTGTCAAGAGCGGTACCCTCTCGCTGGTGCCTTACACCATGACCCCGGAGCAGTTCGTGGACTACGCCCGGCAAGCCGAAGAGGCGTATGGCGCCTCCCACTATCCAGCCGCCAACCCCTCCGTCATCGTTTGCTGCTCCTCTTCGGAAAATGACGGCGGAGTGCCCTGCAATAGCTTATATCCCGAACACAGGTCCAGTCATCCGCAAGTGGAATTTCACTCATACTTGAAAGGCCCCTCCCAGGAAGGGTTTGTCTCTGCGATGAATGGTGACAGTCACATTTCAGAGCATCCTGCTGAAGATCCTTTGAGCCTTGCAGAAAAGAGTAGATTGCACGAAGAGTGCATCAAATCGCCCGTGGTCGAGACTGTCCCTGT